From the Hylaeus volcanicus isolate JK05 chromosome 4, UHH_iyHylVolc1.0_haploid, whole genome shotgun sequence genome, one window contains:
- the LOC128875546 gene encoding uncharacterized protein C3orf18 homolog isoform X2 — protein sequence MNEMNVTSATNSVTSVMLHDSIRNYTTTMANNISDESSEGYMYSTEESGTSQQLWNVSKATTSLPNSTLVSFDTSSTSIYMSTTTEAFDEFGPPDGIEYIFVPLGVVVFVIVLSAVVIIISRKRKLERLRHRLMPMYNFDPGEEEEDDWETELLEECYNNHQRRQGYQSMDTEENTELFGNH from the exons atgaatgaaatgaatgtAACAAGCGCCACAAATTCTGTAACATCTGTGATGTTACATGATAGTATCAGAAATTATACTACCACCATGGCAAATAATATATCTGACGAATCATCCGAAGGATATATGTATTCTACAGAAGAAAGTGGAACTAGTCAACAATTATGGAATGTTTCTAAGGCCACAACATCATTGCCTAATAGCACGCTAGTTTCCTTTGACACTTCAAGCACCAGTATATATATGTCTACAACAACAGAAGcctttgatgaatttggtccACCAGATGGAatagaatacatttttgtaccACTTGGTGTAGTGGTCTTTGTTATTGTGTTATCAGCTGTG GTGATAATTAtatcaagaaaaagaaaattagagCGATTAAGGCATAGACTTATGCcaatgtataattttgatcctggagaagaagaagaagatgactGGGAAACCGAATTATTGGAAGAATGTTATAACAATCATCAAAGACGC CAAGGATATCAATCTATGGATACCGAGGAAAACACTGAACTTTTTGgaaatcattaa
- the LOC128875546 gene encoding uncharacterized protein C3orf18 homolog isoform X1 — MNEMNVTSATNSVTSVMLHDSIRNYTTTMANNISDESSEGYMYSTEESGTSQQLWNVSKATTSLPNSTLVSFDTSSTSIYMSTTTEAFDEFGPPDGIEYIFVPLGVVVFVIVLSAVVWVIIISRKRKLERLRHRLMPMYNFDPGEEEEDDWETELLEECYNNHQRRQGYQSMDTEENTELFGNH, encoded by the exons atgaatgaaatgaatgtAACAAGCGCCACAAATTCTGTAACATCTGTGATGTTACATGATAGTATCAGAAATTATACTACCACCATGGCAAATAATATATCTGACGAATCATCCGAAGGATATATGTATTCTACAGAAGAAAGTGGAACTAGTCAACAATTATGGAATGTTTCTAAGGCCACAACATCATTGCCTAATAGCACGCTAGTTTCCTTTGACACTTCAAGCACCAGTATATATATGTCTACAACAACAGAAGcctttgatgaatttggtccACCAGATGGAatagaatacatttttgtaccACTTGGTGTAGTGGTCTTTGTTATTGTGTTATCAGCTGTGGTATGG GTGATAATTAtatcaagaaaaagaaaattagagCGATTAAGGCATAGACTTATGCcaatgtataattttgatcctggagaagaagaagaagatgactGGGAAACCGAATTATTGGAAGAATGTTATAACAATCATCAAAGACGC CAAGGATATCAATCTATGGATACCGAGGAAAACACTGAACTTTTTGgaaatcattaa
- the LOC128875548 gene encoding high mobility group protein I, whose amino-acid sequence MSDDNSSPVVEEQKKKRGRPSKGEKNAVKEPKKRGRPTLEKNNALRAAKSDNEDDGSPVPVKKGRGRPKGSHKKKQGVPKGTSSGRGRGRPKKKEEKPESTGEEEDEQEEEEEEEEEN is encoded by the exons ATGTCAGACGATAATTCATCGCCTGTTGTGGAGGAGCAAAAGAAGAAGCGAGGTAGGCCATCGAAAGGGGAAAAAAATGCTGTCAAAGAACCCAAAAAAAGAGGGAGACCCACTTTAGAGAAAAACAATGCATTACGAGCTGCAAAGTCTGACAATGAAGACGATGGATCACCTGTACCTGTAAAAAAGGGTAGGGGTCGGCCAAAGGGCTCTCACAAAAAGAAG cAAGGAGTTCCCAAAGGAACTTCTTCTGGACGCGGTCGTGGTAGaccaaaaaagaaagaagaaaaaccagAAAGTACTGGTGAAGAAGAGGATGAacaagaggaggaggaggaggaagaggaagagaattaa